A portion of the Macaca thibetana thibetana isolate TM-01 chromosome 9, ASM2454274v1, whole genome shotgun sequence genome contains these proteins:
- the LOC126962309 gene encoding LOW QUALITY PROTEIN: ras-related protein Rab-1A-like (The sequence of the model RefSeq protein was modified relative to this genomic sequence to represent the inferred CDS: substituted 1 base at 1 genomic stop codon): MSSMNPEYDYLFKLLLIGDSGVGKSCLLLRFADDTYTESYISTIGVDFKIRTIELDGKTIKLQIWDTAGQERFXTITSSYYRGAHGIIVVYDVTDQESFNSVKQWLQEIDRYASENVNKLLVGNKCDLTTKKVVDYTTAKEFADSLGIPFLETSAKNAMNVEQSFMTMAAEIKKRMGPGATAGGAEKSNVKIQSTPVKQSGGGCC; encoded by the coding sequence ATGTCCAGCATGAATCCCGAATATGATTATTTATTCAAGTTACTTCTGATTGGCGACTCTGGGGTTGGAAAGTCTTGCCTTCTTCTTAGGTTTGCAGATGATACATATACAGAAAGCTACATCAGCACAATTGGTGTGGATTTCAAAATAAGAACTATAGAGTTAGACGGGAAAACAATCAAGCTTCAAATATGGGACACAGCAGGCCAGGAAAGATTTTGAACAATCACCTCCAGTTATTACAGAGGAGCCCATGGCATCATAGTTGTGTATGATGTGACAGATCAGGAGTCCTTCAATAGTGTTAAACAGTGGCTGCAGGAAATAGATCGTTATGCCAGTGAAAATGTCAACAAATTGTTGGTAGGGAACAAATGTGATCTGACCACAAAGAAAGTAGTAGACTACACAACAGCAAAGGAATTTGCTGATTCCCTTGGAATTCCGTTTTTGGAAACCAGTGCTAAGAATGCAATGAATGTAGAACAGTCTTTCATGACGATGGCAGCTGAGATTAAAAAGCGAATGGGTCCCGGAGCAACAGCTGGTGGTGCTGAGAAGTCCAATGTTAAAATTCAGAGCACTCCAGTCAAGCAGTCAGGTGGAGGTTGCTGCTAA